One window from the genome of Pararhizobium gei encodes:
- a CDS encoding ArsR/SmtB family transcription factor encodes MQTISPQKHGNAEVAAEFLSAMANPKRLLILSSLVNQEMAVGALANQVGLSQSALSQHLSKLRAQNLVTTRRDAQTIYYSTSSDAVLKMLNTLTEIYGDETPTIEKIAQRRTA; translated from the coding sequence ATGCAAACGATCTCTCCCCAGAAGCACGGCAATGCCGAAGTGGCAGCCGAATTTCTCTCGGCCATGGCCAATCCCAAACGACTCCTGATTTTGAGTTCTTTGGTGAACCAGGAGATGGCCGTTGGTGCCTTGGCGAACCAGGTGGGCCTAAGCCAGTCCGCCCTGTCGCAGCATCTCTCGAAACTTCGCGCCCAGAATCTCGTGACAACACGCAGGGACGCGCAGACCATCTATTATTCAACGTCTTCGGATGCTGTTCTCAAGATGTTGAACACCCTGACGGAGATTTATGGCGACGAGACTCCCACGATAGAAAAAATCGCTCAACGCCGTACCGCCTGA
- a CDS encoding c-type cytochrome, whose protein sequence is MCPRLLFAAFFLCLAPAALAAADAEAGAQVFRKCGACHTATEPVNRVGPSLLGILGRPVATFDGYSYSDAMQAFGDGKIWDDALLSEYLLSPKAMVPGTKMSFPGLKKPGDIADLIAYLKRAAKP, encoded by the coding sequence ATGTGTCCTCGTCTTTTGTTTGCCGCCTTTTTTCTCTGTCTTGCCCCGGCCGCTCTTGCGGCAGCCGACGCGGAGGCGGGGGCGCAGGTCTTCCGGAAATGCGGTGCCTGCCATACGGCGACCGAGCCCGTAAACCGCGTCGGTCCCAGTCTTCTCGGCATCCTCGGGCGACCGGTGGCCACATTCGACGGATACAGCTATTCCGATGCAATGCAGGCATTCGGCGATGGAAAAATCTGGGATGACGCCCTGCTTTCCGAATACCTCCTCAGCCCGAAGGCTATGGTCCCCGGAACCAAAATGAGTTTTCCCGGTTTGAAAAAGCCGGGCGACATCGCCGATCTCATCGCCTATCTGAAAAGAGCGGCAAAACCCTGA
- a CDS encoding choline ABC transporter substrate-binding protein, with the protein MTRSTSFKSVLTAAVALTALSAPAMAADPESCATVRFSDVGWTDITATTATVAAIVDSLGYEADVKVLSVPVTYQSLKNKDIDVFLGNWMPAQQKDVQPYLDDKSVVSIGANLEGAKYTLATNAKGAELGIKDFSDIGKNKDALDGKIYGIEPGNDGNRLVMTLIEKNEMGMGGLEVVESSEQGMLAQVARAEKDGKPVVFLGWAPHPMNSVFKMTYLTGGDSTFGPNFGGATVHTNTRAGFVEECPNIGKLITNLKFTLEMENEIMGKILNDGEDPEKAATDWIKANPAAIEPWLAGVTTLSGEDGLAAVKSELGL; encoded by the coding sequence ATGACCAGATCCACTTCGTTCAAATCCGTTCTCACCGCCGCAGTCGCCTTGACGGCACTTTCGGCGCCCGCAATGGCAGCAGACCCGGAAAGCTGTGCAACCGTGCGCTTCTCCGATGTCGGCTGGACCGACATCACAGCGACAACGGCAACAGTTGCAGCCATCGTCGACAGCCTCGGCTACGAGGCGGACGTCAAGGTTCTCTCGGTGCCGGTGACCTACCAGTCTTTGAAGAACAAGGACATTGACGTCTTCCTCGGAAACTGGATGCCGGCCCAGCAGAAGGACGTGCAGCCCTACCTCGATGACAAGAGCGTCGTCTCGATCGGCGCAAACCTGGAAGGCGCGAAATACACGCTGGCGACCAATGCCAAGGGCGCGGAACTCGGCATCAAGGACTTTTCCGATATCGGCAAGAACAAGGATGCGCTGGACGGCAAGATCTATGGGATCGAGCCCGGCAATGACGGCAACCGCCTCGTCATGACCCTCATCGAAAAGAACGAGATGGGCATGGGCGGCCTCGAAGTCGTCGAATCCTCCGAGCAGGGCATGCTGGCGCAGGTTGCCCGTGCCGAAAAGGACGGCAAGCCGGTGGTCTTTCTCGGCTGGGCGCCCCATCCAATGAACTCGGTCTTCAAGATGACCTACCTCACCGGCGGCGATTCGACCTTCGGCCCGAATTTCGGTGGCGCGACGGTCCATACCAATACCCGCGCCGGCTTCGTCGAGGAATGCCCGAATATCGGCAAGCTCATCACCAATCTCAAGTTCACGCTCGAGATGGAAAATGAGATCATGGGCAAGATTCTCAACGACGGTGAAGACCCGGAAAAGGCTGCCACGGATTGGATCAAGGCCAATCCGGCTGCGATCGAGCCTTGGCTCGCCGGTGTCACGACCCTGTCGGGCGAAGACGGTCTCGCCGCTGTGAAGTCGGAACTCGGCCTCTAG
- a CDS encoding glycoside hydrolase family 9 protein: protein MQALPKLQIILALGFLSFFTVNSEPVEMIADGSFDNSADGFWASGGVVLVRERGKLCAAIQSGGEPWQRLLGVNDLLLQPGKFYRLSMSLEDEGRHVFPVLVQRNAEPWTAHATFGGETQPGKRGFAEVFKAQEAEPAQIIFHLGGASKPWQLCLDDVSLVEAAPEALDESVPVAAETGAREMPPVVNQGGYFLDGPKRGTIMSGSDAPLMFKIEDAQGAMVGEGMTVPAGFDETAGSRVHVADFSAFSTPGHGYRLVAGALKSQPFSVGEDIYGRLRIDALSWFYPQRSGMEIKGEIAGEAYARPAGHLQESPNQGDTKVSCLAGEVAKELYGKDWRCDYRLDVSGGWYDAGDHGKYVVNGGIAVAQLLGTFERGLVYEKGGSPVLSDSLSRIPENGNGIPDLLDEARWELEFLMKMTVPDGEPLAGMVHHKVHDTQWTGLPMLPHLDPELRALHRPSTAATLNLAAAAAQGARLFAPYDPEFSARLLNAGKNAWRAAATSPVLYAPSSDGRQGGGDYDDTDVTDETYWAAAELYLTTGSARYLSALRKSPFWSSSVFPASGVFDWRGVAGLGRLNLALYGDRLPEKDRRMVRASVIDAATAFLALQTTQAFGQIYKPAENRYDWGSNHLILQNMSVVAAAYDLTGDNKFLAGVRESMDYLLGRNAMNLSYITGYGSSFARNQHSRWYAHQLDSRLPHPPNGTLAGGPNSTLVDEIAKEKLGGCAPQTCYIDDIMSWGTNEMTINWNAPLVYIASFLADTRP, encoded by the coding sequence GTGCAAGCCTTGCCGAAACTTCAGATCATCCTGGCGCTTGGTTTTCTTTCCTTTTTCACAGTGAACAGCGAACCTGTCGAGATGATTGCCGATGGCAGCTTTGACAATTCGGCAGACGGGTTCTGGGCCAGCGGCGGCGTCGTGCTTGTCCGCGAGCGCGGAAAGCTGTGTGCCGCCATTCAGTCCGGCGGCGAGCCCTGGCAACGCCTTCTCGGCGTCAACGATCTTTTGTTGCAACCGGGAAAATTCTACCGGTTGAGCATGAGCCTGGAGGACGAGGGACGTCATGTCTTTCCCGTACTGGTTCAGCGAAATGCCGAGCCGTGGACGGCTCACGCCACGTTCGGCGGCGAGACGCAGCCGGGGAAACGGGGCTTTGCCGAGGTGTTCAAGGCGCAGGAAGCAGAGCCCGCGCAGATCATCTTCCATCTTGGCGGTGCATCGAAGCCCTGGCAGCTATGCCTCGATGACGTTTCGCTCGTCGAGGCCGCGCCGGAAGCCCTGGATGAGTCCGTTCCGGTCGCCGCCGAGACGGGGGCACGGGAGATGCCGCCCGTCGTCAACCAGGGGGGCTATTTTCTCGACGGTCCGAAGCGTGGGACGATCATGTCCGGCAGCGACGCGCCTCTGATGTTCAAAATCGAGGATGCCCAGGGTGCAATGGTCGGCGAGGGCATGACGGTTCCTGCAGGCTTCGATGAAACCGCCGGTAGCCGGGTACATGTCGCCGACTTCTCGGCTTTCTCGACGCCGGGACATGGCTACCGCCTCGTTGCCGGCGCTCTCAAGAGCCAGCCTTTCTCCGTCGGCGAGGACATCTATGGCCGACTGCGGATCGACGCTTTGTCATGGTTTTATCCGCAGCGCAGCGGCATGGAGATCAAGGGTGAAATTGCCGGCGAAGCCTATGCGCGTCCGGCCGGCCATCTACAGGAAAGCCCCAACCAGGGCGATACGAAGGTTTCCTGTCTCGCCGGTGAAGTCGCAAAAGAGCTCTACGGCAAGGACTGGAGGTGCGATTATCGGCTGGATGTCTCCGGTGGCTGGTACGACGCTGGCGATCACGGGAAATATGTCGTCAACGGCGGCATAGCCGTGGCGCAGCTTCTCGGCACGTTCGAGCGCGGGCTGGTCTACGAAAAAGGCGGGTCGCCCGTGCTGAGCGACAGCCTTTCGCGCATTCCGGAAAATGGAAACGGCATTCCCGACCTTCTTGACGAGGCGCGGTGGGAACTGGAGTTCCTGATGAAAATGACGGTGCCGGACGGTGAGCCGTTGGCCGGCATGGTGCATCACAAGGTGCATGACACGCAATGGACGGGTTTGCCGATGCTGCCGCATCTCGATCCTGAACTGCGCGCGCTGCACCGTCCCTCGACCGCCGCGACGCTCAACCTCGCGGCCGCGGCGGCGCAAGGGGCGCGGCTGTTTGCGCCTTATGATCCCGAATTTTCCGCGAGATTGCTGAACGCCGGGAAAAATGCCTGGCGGGCTGCTGCTACCAGTCCGGTGCTCTATGCGCCGTCCTCGGACGGGCGTCAGGGCGGCGGGGACTATGACGACACTGACGTCACCGACGAGACCTACTGGGCCGCAGCGGAGCTGTACCTGACGACGGGTTCGGCCCGCTATCTTTCGGCGCTGCGGAAATCGCCCTTCTGGTCCAGTTCTGTTTTTCCGGCATCGGGAGTTTTCGACTGGCGCGGCGTTGCCGGGCTCGGTCGCCTCAATCTTGCGCTGTACGGAGACCGTCTGCCGGAAAAGGACAGGAGGATGGTTCGCGCTTCCGTCATAGACGCCGCCACTGCGTTTCTTGCACTTCAGACGACACAAGCTTTCGGCCAGATCTACAAACCTGCGGAAAATCGCTACGACTGGGGCTCCAACCATCTCATTCTGCAGAATATGAGCGTGGTCGCGGCGGCCTATGATCTCACTGGTGACAACAAATTTCTCGCCGGCGTCCGGGAGAGCATGGACTATCTGCTCGGACGCAACGCGATGAACCTCTCTTACATCACCGGCTACGGCAGTTCCTTTGCCCGGAACCAGCACAGTCGCTGGTATGCACATCAGCTGGATAGCCGCCTGCCACATCCGCCCAACGGAACACTGGCGGGCGGACCGAATTCCACATTGGTCGATGAAATTGCAAAGGAAAAGCTTGGAGGGTGCGCGCCGCAGACCTGCTATATCGACGACATTATGTCCTGGGGGACAAACGAGATGACGATCAACTGGAACGCGCCGCTGGTTTATATCGCTTCGTTTCTTGCCGACACCCGACCATGA
- a CDS encoding esterase family protein encodes MNREYHRWYSPRLHRDMELLIFGHSGAKVLMFPTRDGRFWEYEHRGIVASLEEKVNAGHLQLYCIEGLAQETFYDGRRHPADRIRRHAAFEAYILNEVLPLMAQKNPHGSTIVHGCSLGAFQAASLVFRHPHLFDKLVAFSGRYDLTMQIESFGNLFDGYYDDEIFFSTPSHFLPGLNAQWQIDRLRETDIILTIGREDPFLENNLALSRNLSEKGIGHQLHLWDGRAHRASAWREMATLYI; translated from the coding sequence ATGAACCGCGAATATCACCGTTGGTACAGTCCAAGACTCCATCGTGACATGGAGTTGCTAATATTCGGCCATTCCGGCGCGAAGGTGCTGATGTTTCCCACCCGCGACGGGCGCTTCTGGGAATATGAACACCGCGGAATCGTCGCGAGCCTCGAAGAAAAAGTGAATGCCGGCCATCTCCAGCTCTATTGTATCGAGGGGCTGGCGCAAGAAACCTTCTATGACGGGCGCCGCCACCCGGCCGACCGAATCCGCCGGCACGCCGCTTTCGAGGCCTATATTCTCAACGAAGTGCTGCCGCTGATGGCACAGAAGAACCCGCATGGCAGCACCATCGTGCACGGCTGCAGCCTCGGCGCATTCCAGGCGGCCAGCCTCGTGTTCCGCCACCCGCATCTGTTCGACAAGCTGGTGGCGTTTTCGGGCCGCTACGACCTGACGATGCAGATCGAGAGTTTTGGCAATCTCTTCGATGGCTACTACGACGACGAGATCTTCTTCAGCACCCCGTCGCATTTCCTGCCGGGCCTGAATGCTCAATGGCAGATCGATCGGCTTCGCGAAACCGATATCATCCTGACCATAGGCAGAGAGGATCCGTTTCTCGAAAACAACCTCGCCCTCAGCCGAAACCTCAGCGAAAAGGGTATCGGCCACCAGCTTCACCTCTGGGACGGACGCGCCCACCGGGCCAGCGCCTGGCGCGAAATGGCCACTCTGTATATTTGA
- a CDS encoding aspartate aminotransferase family protein has product MSNRLNATPNDLRAFWMPFTANRQFKKEPRMFVKAKDMHYTTHDGRTVLDGTAGLWCVNAGHCRPLITEAIAEQAGELDYAPAFQLGHPKAFELANRLIDIAPDGMNHVLYTNSGSESVDTALKVALAYHRVKGDGSRTRLIGRERGYHGVNFGGISVGGIVSNRKMFGTLLTGVDHMPHTHQPDKNAFTKGEPEHGGDIATELERIVTLHDASTIAAVIVEPVAGSTGVLIPPKGYLQKLREICTKHGILLIFDEVITGYGRLGTPFAAQYFDVMPDIIVTAKGLTNGVIPMGAVFVTSAIHDAFMSGPEHMIEFFHGYTYSGNPIASAAAIATLDTYRDEGLLTRAAELAPYWEKALHSLADCPHVIDIRNIGLIGAIELSPIAGEPTKRAFSAFLKAYESGFLIRTTGDIIALSPPLIITTEQIDELVDGMRKVLQSNI; this is encoded by the coding sequence ATGTCGAACCGACTGAACGCCACGCCCAATGACTTGCGCGCCTTCTGGATGCCGTTCACGGCCAACCGGCAGTTCAAGAAAGAGCCGCGCATGTTCGTGAAGGCGAAGGACATGCACTACACGACCCATGACGGTCGCACGGTGCTCGACGGCACCGCAGGTTTATGGTGCGTCAACGCCGGTCATTGCCGCCCGCTGATCACCGAGGCGATTGCCGAACAGGCGGGCGAACTCGACTACGCGCCCGCCTTCCAGCTCGGCCATCCGAAGGCCTTCGAACTGGCAAACCGGCTGATTGATATCGCCCCGGACGGCATGAACCACGTGCTCTACACCAATTCGGGTTCGGAATCCGTGGATACCGCCCTCAAGGTGGCGCTCGCTTATCATCGCGTGAAGGGCGACGGATCCCGCACACGGCTGATCGGCCGCGAACGCGGCTATCACGGCGTCAATTTCGGCGGTATTTCCGTTGGCGGCATCGTTTCCAACCGCAAGATGTTCGGCACGCTTTTGACCGGCGTCGATCACATGCCGCATACCCATCAGCCCGACAAGAATGCCTTCACCAAGGGCGAACCCGAGCACGGCGGCGATATCGCCACTGAGCTGGAGCGCATCGTCACGCTGCACGACGCCTCGACTATCGCGGCTGTGATCGTCGAGCCGGTCGCCGGCTCCACCGGCGTCCTGATCCCGCCGAAGGGCTATCTTCAAAAGTTGCGCGAGATCTGCACGAAGCACGGTATCCTGTTGATCTTCGATGAGGTCATCACGGGCTACGGCCGTCTCGGCACGCCGTTTGCCGCCCAGTATTTCGACGTGATGCCCGACATCATCGTGACCGCCAAGGGTCTCACCAACGGTGTCATCCCCATGGGAGCGGTTTTCGTCACCTCGGCCATCCACGACGCCTTCATGAGCGGCCCGGAACACATGATCGAATTCTTCCACGGCTACACCTATTCCGGTAACCCGATCGCCTCGGCAGCGGCCATCGCCACGCTCGACACTTATCGCGACGAGGGCCTGCTCACCCGCGCGGCGGAACTGGCCCCCTATTGGGAAAAGGCGCTGCATTCGCTCGCCGATTGCCCGCATGTCATCGATATCCGCAATATCGGCCTGATCGGTGCCATTGAACTGTCGCCTATCGCCGGCGAGCCGACCAAGCGCGCCTTCTCGGCATTTCTCAAGGCCTATGAAAGCGGCTTCCTGATCCGCACCACCGGCGATATCATCGCGCTGTCGCCGCCGCTGATCATTACGACTGAACAGATTGACGAACTGGTGGATGGGATGAGGAAGGTGCTGCAGAGCAATATCTGA
- the choW gene encoding choline ABC transporter permease subunit — protein MEWLTDQKIPTGRWAKIFVDWLTNSGGWFFDGLSAFLSAVIDGLLFILGWPHPLVIIALVTALSWYFRRSIGLAIFTCLGLLLIVNQGYWEETTETLALVLAATAVSMAVGLPLGIAAARRPWFNEFLRPILDLMQTIPTFVYLIPALILFGLGMVPGLIATVIFAIPAPIRLTRLGIISTPPSLTEAAVAFGATPAQVLRKVELPYATPQIMAGLTQTIMLSLSMVVIAALVGADGLGKPVVRALNTVNIAQGFEAGLCIVILAIVLDRLFRTSDEGERT, from the coding sequence GTGGAATGGCTCACTGACCAGAAAATACCCACGGGCCGATGGGCCAAAATTTTTGTCGACTGGCTGACGAACAGCGGCGGCTGGTTCTTCGATGGATTGTCGGCCTTTCTCTCGGCTGTTATCGACGGGCTGCTGTTCATTCTCGGATGGCCACATCCGCTCGTTATCATCGCCCTGGTGACCGCACTCTCCTGGTATTTTCGCCGCTCCATCGGCCTGGCGATCTTCACCTGTCTCGGCCTTCTCCTGATCGTCAATCAAGGCTACTGGGAGGAAACGACGGAAACGCTGGCGCTGGTTCTGGCGGCAACCGCAGTCAGCATGGCCGTCGGCCTGCCGCTCGGCATTGCTGCCGCCCGCCGACCCTGGTTCAATGAATTCCTGCGGCCGATCCTCGATCTGATGCAGACAATCCCGACCTTCGTCTACCTGATCCCGGCACTCATCCTTTTCGGTCTCGGCATGGTGCCCGGCCTCATCGCAACAGTGATCTTCGCCATTCCCGCCCCGATCCGGCTGACGCGCCTCGGCATCATTTCGACGCCACCCTCGCTGACCGAAGCCGCGGTTGCCTTCGGCGCGACACCGGCGCAGGTGCTACGCAAGGTGGAACTGCCCTATGCCACGCCGCAGATCATGGCCGGCCTGACCCAGACGATCATGCTCTCCCTGTCGATGGTCGTCATTGCCGCCTTGGTCGGTGCCGACGGTCTGGGCAAGCCGGTGGTTCGGGCGCTGAATACGGTCAATATCGCGCAAGGTTTTGAAGCCGGCCTGTGCATCGTCATCCTCGCCATCGTCCTCGATCGCCTTTTCCGCACCTCGGACGAGGGAGAGCGCACATGA
- a CDS encoding thymidine kinase, which yields MAKLYFSYATMNAGKSTLLLQAAYNYRERGMRTVILIAAFDDRAGKGRVSSRIGLSDDAIAFSHADDLFAMIGRMHAEETIACVFVDEAQFLGEDQVWQLARIADRIGIPVMAYGLRTDFQGKLFPGSMALLAIADEMREVRTICHCGRKATMVVRLDGGGKVVREGAQVEVGGNEKYAVYCRRHWDDMMSGS from the coding sequence ATGGCAAAACTGTATTTCAGCTACGCGACGATGAATGCCGGAAAATCCACCTTGCTTCTGCAGGCGGCCTACAACTACCGCGAACGGGGCATGCGCACCGTGATCCTTATTGCGGCCTTCGACGACCGGGCCGGTAAGGGGCGCGTGTCCTCCCGCATCGGTCTCAGCGACGATGCGATCGCCTTTTCCCATGCGGATGATCTTTTTGCGATGATCGGGCGCATGCACGCGGAAGAGACCATCGCCTGCGTCTTCGTCGATGAGGCGCAGTTTCTCGGTGAAGATCAGGTCTGGCAGCTGGCGCGCATCGCCGACCGCATAGGCATACCCGTCATGGCCTATGGTTTGCGGACCGACTTCCAGGGCAAGCTGTTTCCGGGTTCCATGGCACTGCTTGCCATTGCCGACGAGATGCGCGAGGTCCGCACCATTTGCCACTGCGGCCGCAAGGCGACCATGGTCGTGCGTCTGGACGGCGGCGGCAAAGTCGTGCGGGAAGGCGCGCAGGTCGAAGTCGGCGGCAACGAGAAATATGCCGTCTATTGCCGGCGGCATTGGGACGATATGATGAGCGGCAGCTGA
- a CDS encoding HugZ family protein, which translates to MNDKPSVLRETDEDARRLARTVLRSARSASIAVIEPQKDGFPFVSRVLLGIDTDGTPVILVSGLSTHTQALVIDERCSLLTGETGKGDPLAHPRLTVQCEAERVGREEDAHPRLRRRFIRRHPKSGLYIDFPDFVFFRLHPLRASLNGGFGRAYALDGEDLIIRSPAIDEIAAKEEQAIDHMKRDHADAASLYAQRHCGAKGNGWRIAGLDAAGVDLASGDLLKRVEYDAPLQSPDDLRPALIKLYS; encoded by the coding sequence ATGAACGACAAACCTTCCGTGCTGCGTGAAACCGACGAGGACGCCCGCAGACTGGCGCGCACTGTGTTGCGCTCGGCGCGCAGCGCCTCTATCGCGGTGATCGAACCACAAAAAGACGGCTTTCCTTTTGTCAGCCGCGTGCTGCTCGGCATCGATACGGACGGCACGCCGGTCATTCTCGTATCCGGCCTGTCCACCCATACACAGGCATTGGTGATCGACGAAAGATGCTCTTTGTTGACAGGCGAAACAGGCAAGGGCGATCCTCTTGCCCACCCGCGCCTGACGGTACAGTGCGAGGCCGAACGGGTCGGGCGCGAAGAAGACGCGCATCCGCGCCTGCGCCGCCGTTTTATTCGCCGCCATCCGAAGTCAGGCCTCTATATCGATTTTCCGGACTTCGTTTTCTTCCGGCTTCACCCCTTGAGAGCCAGTCTCAACGGCGGTTTCGGAAGGGCCTACGCCCTGGACGGCGAGGACCTCATCATCCGCTCGCCGGCAATCGATGAGATCGCGGCAAAGGAAGAACAGGCGATCGACCATATGAAAAGGGATCATGCCGATGCGGCAAGCCTTTACGCGCAACGGCATTGCGGGGCGAAGGGAAATGGCTGGCGAATCGCCGGTCTCGATGCCGCGGGCGTTGATCTGGCATCCGGAGATTTGCTGAAGCGCGTGGAATATGACGCGCCGCTGCAATCTCCGGACGATTTACGGCCCGCCTTGATAAAACTTTACAGTTAA
- a CDS encoding acetylxylan esterase has product MSIPTTHLFTFDPTYGMQLDALLAIVPPKAPAGFDAFWADRYAQALTVDPKPAIRESRTSHPKWQVHDITYFSTGGFPIGGWLLVPRDGVVRRGLVVGHGYGGRDAPDFDVPVEGTAILFPCFRGLSRSAAPSIPPDAGGHVLDRIDKPEHYVIGGCVEDLWVAVSVLSMCFPQIETRIGYSGISFGGGIGALALPYDHRIDRGHLVVPTFGNRPLWLTLPTIGSAASVQSYSRTHPGVGETLRLFDAATAAARISVPMLVAVALFDPAVAPPCQFSVANALPKSPCNEIFILDAGHFDYLHSEAQHAALQTKVGHFFRTP; this is encoded by the coding sequence GTGAGCATACCGACAACCCATCTCTTCACGTTCGACCCGACCTACGGCATGCAGCTTGACGCGCTTCTGGCGATCGTTCCGCCCAAGGCTCCCGCAGGTTTTGACGCCTTCTGGGCCGATCGTTACGCCCAGGCGCTGACGGTCGATCCGAAACCGGCGATCAGGGAAAGCAGGACCAGCCATCCCAAATGGCAGGTCCATGACATCACCTATTTCTCGACCGGCGGGTTTCCGATCGGCGGTTGGCTGCTCGTGCCGCGCGATGGCGTGGTGCGGCGCGGGCTTGTCGTCGGCCACGGTTATGGCGGACGGGACGCACCGGATTTTGACGTTCCGGTCGAAGGGACGGCCATCCTGTTTCCCTGCTTTCGCGGTTTGTCGCGAAGTGCCGCTCCATCGATCCCGCCGGATGCCGGCGGGCATGTGCTTGATCGCATTGACAAGCCGGAACACTATGTGATCGGCGGCTGCGTCGAAGACCTCTGGGTGGCGGTGTCGGTTCTTTCGATGTGCTTTCCGCAGATCGAAACGCGGATCGGCTATAGCGGCATCAGCTTCGGCGGCGGCATCGGCGCGCTCGCACTTCCCTACGACCACCGCATCGACCGCGGCCATCTCGTCGTGCCAACCTTTGGCAACCGGCCATTGTGGCTGACACTCCCGACCATCGGCAGTGCGGCCTCCGTACAGTCCTACAGCAGGACGCATCCTGGGGTGGGCGAAACCCTTCGCCTCTTCGATGCGGCCACGGCAGCCGCCCGGATCAGCGTGCCGATGCTGGTTGCCGTGGCCCTTTTCGACCCGGCGGTCGCACCCCCTTGCCAGTTCTCCGTCGCCAATGCTCTGCCGAAATCGCCCTGTAACGAAATCTTCATCCTTGACGCCGGTCATTTCGATTATCTTCACTCTGAGGCGCAGCACGCTGCGTTGCAAACCAAGGTCGGACATTTTTTCAGGACGCCATGA
- the choV gene encoding choline ABC transporter ATP-binding protein, which translates to MSEAVVFKNVDIVFGKKPEQALAMVDQGKTRDEIGAATGLVLGVADASLTIMEGEILVLMGLSGSGKSTLLRAVNGLAPVVRGEVQVKTGTGPLNPYKTSAKSLRDFRMHDVAMVFQQFALLPWRTVEDNVGFGLELAGVSETERKTRVAEQLELVNLTKWGSRKVQELSGGMQQRVGLARAFATGAPILLMDEPFSALDPLIRTRLQDELLEFQRRLKKTILFVSHDLDEAFRIGNRIAIMEGGRIIQCGTPQDIVRNPANQYVADFVQNMNPISMLTAMDVMSKGVNRTDAGAGVTATAKPTTPLIDILDAMSRQPGSIGIVENGAVIGTINAQNIVEGLTRHRNKS; encoded by the coding sequence ATGAGCGAAGCCGTGGTTTTCAAGAATGTCGATATCGTCTTCGGCAAAAAGCCGGAACAGGCGCTTGCAATGGTCGACCAGGGCAAGACTCGCGACGAGATCGGTGCGGCGACCGGACTGGTGCTCGGCGTTGCCGACGCGTCGCTGACCATCATGGAAGGCGAAATCCTTGTTCTGATGGGTCTTTCCGGCTCGGGAAAATCAACCCTGCTGCGGGCTGTCAACGGTCTCGCGCCCGTGGTGCGCGGCGAAGTGCAGGTCAAGACCGGGACCGGTCCGCTTAATCCCTACAAGACATCGGCAAAGTCGCTGCGCGACTTCCGCATGCACGATGTTGCGATGGTGTTCCAGCAATTCGCGCTTTTGCCGTGGCGAACGGTGGAGGACAATGTCGGCTTCGGGCTGGAACTTGCCGGCGTGTCGGAGACCGAGCGCAAGACGCGTGTTGCCGAGCAACTGGAACTGGTCAACCTGACAAAATGGGGCAGCCGCAAGGTGCAGGAACTGTCGGGCGGCATGCAGCAGCGTGTCGGTCTCGCCCGCGCCTTTGCCACGGGTGCGCCGATCCTTTTGATGGACGAACCGTTTTCGGCGCTCGATCCGCTGATCCGCACGCGTCTGCAGGACGAACTGCTGGAATTCCAGCGCCGCCTGAAAAAGACCATCCTCTTCGTCAGCCACGATCTGGATGAGGCCTTCCGCATCGGCAATCGCATCGCCATCATGGAAGGCGGCCGGATCATCCAGTGCGGCACGCCCCAGGACATCGTCCGAAACCCGGCCAATCAGTATGTCGCGGATTTCGTCCAGAACATGAATCCGATCAGCATGCTGACGGCGATGGACGTGATGAGCAAGGGGGTCAACCGCACCGATGCCGGCGCCGGCGTAACCGCGACTGCCAAGCCGACCACGCCGCTTATCGACATTCTCGATGCAATGTCGCGTCAGCCCGGAAGCATCGGCATTGTCGAGAACGGTGCGGTCATCGGCACGATCAACGCCCAGAACATCGTTGAAGGCCTGACGCGCCATCGCAACAAGAGTTGA